One window of the Acinonyx jubatus isolate Ajub_Pintada_27869175 chromosome A2, VMU_Ajub_asm_v1.0, whole genome shotgun sequence genome contains the following:
- the LOC128314990 gene encoding uncharacterized protein LOC128314990: protein MLALAASVCGDAPDTAPKRSLLSKRSGRDVDPRGLRGAHLSGRGSPSWGGRSAGRQTVTLRLAWACIASETQVFSGTRSFPGEESLVLHAALGGSLGPAASRASFPAPRPRAQVFPHSLFPRPGSRVPGLRVSSAWARGPAAGPASLPTGPRPASAAQGLGAWPLRLPPTSAPPPPKELLFLVNPPRASTRSAHSSQLAAARTALRAPPAPRAAAAAAARPAHRAALTEPAPPRPPPSRRSPPQAPVAAGKCLLAEQRRSPSQLSIPPSLLPRHSLLRERWLFGEGGEVRGSPTWGEGGRDSLSRSGRRFLLYQSVQDQH, encoded by the exons ATGTTAGCATTAG CTGCAAGCGTCTGTGGGGACGCTCCAGATACCGCCCCAAAACGCtcccttctctcaaaaagaagtggCAGAGACGTGGACCCGCGGGGTCTGCGTGGCGCGCACCTGAGCGGCCGCGGCTCCCCGAGCTGGGGCGG GAGGAGCGCGGGTCGCCAGACCGTCACCTTGCGCCTCGCGTGGGCGTGTATCGCTTCGGAAACCCAAGTCTTCTCAGGCACCCGGTCCTTCCCAGGGGAGGAATCGCTGGTCCTCCACGCCGCCCTAGGCGGCTCTCTGGGTCCTGCTGCCTCCCGCGCGTCCTTCCCCGCGCCTCGGCCGCGCGCCCAGGTTTTCCCGCACTCCTTGTTCCCCCGCCCCGGCTCGCGGGTCCCGGGCCTGCGGGTCTCCAGCGCCTGGGCCCGCGGTCCCGCCGCCggccctgcctcccttcccaccGGGCCCCGCCCAGCCTCGGCCGCGCAGGGGCTCGGGGCCTGGCCTCTCcgtctccctcccacctccgCCCCACCTCCTCCCAAAGAGTTGCTATTTTTAGTAAATCCTCCGCGCGCCTCCACCCGCTCAGCTCACAGCTCGCAGCTCGCTGCCGCGCGCACCGCCCTCcgagctccccccgccccccgcgcggcggccgcggcggcggcgcgtCCCGCACATCGCGCAGCGCTCACCGAGCCGGCCCCGCCGCGCCCGCCACCCTCGCGGCGGTCTCCTCCTCAGGCGCCTGTCGCGGCCGGTAAGTGCCTGCTGGCGGAGCAGCGGCGGTCCCCGAGTCAACTTTCAATCCCCCCTTCGCTTCTGCCTCGCCATTCTCTTCTCCGCGAAAGATGGCTGtttggagaagggggagaagtTAGGGGGTCGCCGACGTGGGGCGAAGGAGGGCGCGACAGCCTCAGCAGGAGCGGGCGGAG